In Kitasatospora gansuensis, a genomic segment contains:
- a CDS encoding RNA polymerase sigma-70 factor, giving the protein MDQAQEFEAHRPRLFSLAYRMLGSATEAEDAVQDAYLRWHGTEPGQVVAPGPWLAKVLTNLCLNRLTSARAQREEYVGPWLPEPVRTDGGALGPMETAEQRDSVSLAVLVMMERLTPPERAAVVLRDAFDYSHRDIAGVLDCSEANARQLYRRAKQHLTDDKRKFASSQELGGELLTRFLAAAAEGAMQQLEALLADQVVAWSDGGGKVSAARRPVVGREMVARFLAGLFTRWVNEVRIEIVEANGAPVVLGWEDGELTSFGALEIGEAGITGIRLVRNPDKLTFLANQLPGLSQTS; this is encoded by the coding sequence ATGGACCAGGCACAGGAGTTCGAGGCGCACCGGCCCCGGCTGTTCTCGTTGGCGTACCGGATGCTCGGGTCGGCGACGGAGGCCGAGGACGCCGTGCAGGACGCCTACCTGCGGTGGCACGGGACCGAGCCGGGGCAGGTCGTGGCGCCGGGGCCGTGGCTGGCCAAGGTGCTCACCAATCTGTGCCTGAACCGGCTGACCTCGGCGCGGGCCCAGCGCGAGGAGTACGTCGGGCCGTGGCTGCCGGAGCCGGTGCGGACCGACGGCGGGGCGCTCGGGCCGATGGAGACCGCGGAGCAGCGGGACTCGGTGTCGCTGGCGGTGCTGGTGATGATGGAGCGTCTGACGCCGCCGGAGCGGGCGGCCGTGGTGCTTCGCGACGCCTTCGACTACAGCCACCGGGACATCGCGGGCGTGCTCGACTGCTCGGAGGCGAACGCGCGGCAGCTGTACCGCCGGGCCAAGCAGCATCTGACGGACGACAAGCGGAAGTTCGCCTCCTCGCAGGAGCTGGGCGGCGAACTGCTGACCCGGTTCCTGGCGGCCGCCGCGGAGGGGGCGATGCAGCAGCTGGAGGCGCTGCTCGCCGACCAGGTGGTCGCCTGGTCGGACGGCGGCGGCAAGGTGAGCGCGGCGCGCCGGCCGGTGGTCGGCCGGGAGATGGTGGCCCGGTTCCTGGCTGGTCTGTTCACCCGGTGGGTGAACGAGGTGCGGATCGAGATCGTCGAGGCGAACGGCGCCCCGGTGGTGCTCGGCTGGGAGGACGGCGAGCTGACCTCGTTCGGTGCGCTGGAGATCGGCGAGGCCGGGATCACCGGCATCCGGCTGGTCCGGAACCCGGACAAACTGACCTTTCTGGCGAATCAGCTGCCGGGGCTGTCACAAACCTCGTGA
- a CDS encoding SDR family oxidoreductase encodes MKNDAIMVTGATGVLGRQVLDRARHTGLPVRALTRRATLPDDPGVAWFTGDLAAGTGLDEAFAGVRTVIHCASDIRHFKNDIPAFHHLLEAARRAGVEHIVNISIVGIDRIPYPYYRIKLAGERLLETSGIGWTNLRATQFPELLNMAFGVLSKLPVVIVPTGTDCQPVDQGEVADRLVELALGEPGAGEPPAGGWGRVPDLAGPTVYPADRLARDWLRAAGKRRRVLPVFIPGKLGAGFRSGALTAPDRAVGKRTWEEYLAEHVAR; translated from the coding sequence ATGAAGAACGACGCGATCATGGTGACCGGCGCGACCGGTGTGCTCGGCCGCCAGGTGCTGGACCGGGCACGCCACACCGGGCTGCCGGTCCGGGCCCTCACCCGCCGGGCCACCCTGCCGGACGACCCGGGAGTGGCCTGGTTCACCGGCGACCTGGCCGCCGGCACCGGCCTGGACGAGGCGTTCGCCGGGGTCCGCACGGTCATCCACTGCGCGAGCGACATCCGGCACTTCAAGAACGACATCCCGGCCTTCCACCACCTGCTGGAGGCCGCCCGGCGCGCCGGGGTCGAACACATCGTCAACATCTCGATCGTCGGCATCGACCGCATCCCGTACCCCTACTACCGGATCAAGCTGGCGGGCGAGCGGCTGCTGGAAACCTCGGGGATCGGCTGGACCAATCTGCGCGCCACCCAGTTCCCCGAGCTGCTGAACATGGCGTTCGGGGTCCTGTCGAAGCTGCCGGTCGTCATCGTGCCGACCGGCACCGACTGCCAGCCCGTGGACCAGGGCGAGGTGGCGGACCGGCTGGTCGAGCTGGCCCTCGGCGAGCCGGGCGCGGGCGAGCCCCCGGCCGGCGGCTGGGGCCGGGTGCCGGACCTCGCCGGACCCACGGTGTACCCGGCCGACCGGCTGGCCAGGGACTGGCTGCGAGCGGCGGGCAAGCGCCGTCGCGTCCTGCCGGTCTTCATCCCGGGGAAGCTCGGAGCGGGCTTCCGTTCCGGCGCCCTGACCGCCCCCGACCGGGCGGTGGGCAAGCGGACCTGGGAGGAGTACCTCGCCGAGCACGTCGCCCGCTGA
- a CDS encoding GNAT family N-acetyltransferase, whose protein sequence is MNASWQVELLEGDVALRPIRVRDQRSWQEVSQRNRDWLRRWEATVPPAGPGRAGVARPTFRQMARYLRHEAAAGRMVPFVVLHRGRLVGQLTVGGMTWGSMCSANIGYWVDESVAGRGIMPTAVALAVDHCFGTLGLHRIEVCIRPENWPSRRVAEKLGFREEGMRPRYLHIDGDWRDHLVYALTAEEVPEGMLNRWRSVRSRDRRDN, encoded by the coding sequence CTGAACGCCTCCTGGCAGGTCGAACTCCTGGAGGGGGACGTCGCGCTGCGGCCGATCCGGGTCCGCGACCAGCGTTCCTGGCAGGAGGTCAGCCAGCGCAACCGGGACTGGCTGCGCCGCTGGGAGGCCACCGTCCCGCCCGCCGGGCCCGGTCGGGCCGGGGTGGCCCGGCCGACCTTCCGGCAGATGGCCCGCTACCTGCGGCACGAGGCGGCGGCGGGCCGGATGGTGCCGTTCGTGGTGCTGCACCGGGGCCGCCTGGTCGGGCAGCTGACGGTCGGTGGGATGACCTGGGGCTCGATGTGCTCGGCCAACATCGGCTACTGGGTGGACGAGTCGGTGGCCGGCCGGGGCATCATGCCGACCGCCGTCGCGCTCGCCGTCGACCACTGCTTCGGCACCCTCGGCCTGCACCGGATCGAGGTCTGCATTCGGCCGGAGAACTGGCCGAGCCGACGGGTGGCCGAAAAGCTCGGCTTCCGCGAGGAGGGAATGCGGCCGCGCTATCTGCACATCGACGGCGACTGGCGGGACCACCTGGTGTACGCGCTGACCGCCGAGGAGGTGCCGGAGGGCATGCTGAACCGCTGGCGGTCGGTCAGGAGCCGGGACCGGCGCGATAATTGA
- the moaC gene encoding cyclic pyranopterin monophosphate synthase MoaC, giving the protein MVDVSEKATTVRTAVAAGRVRVAARVIELLRGEGVPKGDALAVARIAGIMGAKKTPDLIPLCHPIAISGVTVELTVADDAVEITATVRTADRTGVEMEALTAVAVAGLTVIDMVKAVDKGATIEHVRVLSKTGGKSGDWAASSGAAVSE; this is encoded by the coding sequence ATGGTCGACGTCTCCGAGAAGGCCACCACCGTCCGGACGGCCGTCGCCGCCGGACGGGTCAGGGTGGCCGCCCGGGTGATCGAGCTGCTGCGCGGCGAGGGCGTCCCCAAGGGCGACGCCCTCGCGGTGGCCCGGATCGCCGGGATCATGGGCGCCAAGAAGACCCCCGACCTGATCCCGCTCTGCCACCCGATCGCGATCTCCGGCGTCACCGTCGAGCTCACGGTGGCCGACGACGCCGTCGAGATCACCGCCACCGTGCGGACCGCCGACCGGACCGGCGTCGAGATGGAGGCGCTGACCGCCGTCGCGGTGGCCGGGCTGACCGTGATCGACATGGTCAAGGCCGTCGACAAGGGCGCCACCATCGAGCACGTCCGGGTGCTCAGCAAGACCGGCGGCAAGAGCGGCGACTGGGCGGCCTCGTCGGGCGCGGCGGTGTCGGAGTGA
- the glp gene encoding molybdotransferase-like divisome protein Glp, whose translation MTGTTSDSCCEETPAPPRMWSVDEHLADVLSDVVPLPAIELQLLDAQGCRLAEDVSSEVDLPPFDNSSMDGYAVRTADTAGATEQYPSVLTVIGEIAAGAGELPKVGPGQTARIMTGAPVPPGAEAVAPVEWTDGGSGTGKAADAMTAASTSASSGASEEVRVLRPVTEGAHIRRRGSDLSAGERVLEAGALLGPTQLGLLAAIGRGTVRVRPRPRVVVLSTGSELVEPGEPVGPGQISDSNSYTLTAAAQDAGAIAYRVGGVPDDAAVLRAVLEDQLGRADLIVTSGGVSVGAYDVVKEVFAEYGEVDFRRLRMQPGKPQGFGRIQGTPLLALPGNPVSSYISFELFVRPVIRTMMGAPDIHRPVVRAVCTAELRSPAGRRQFLRGWYSSADGEVVPVGGEGSHLVGALARANCLIAVPEDETSVAAGRTVDVVLLTG comes from the coding sequence ATGACCGGGACGACTTCGGATTCCTGCTGCGAAGAGACCCCGGCGCCGCCGCGCATGTGGAGCGTGGACGAGCATCTGGCGGACGTACTGTCAGATGTCGTCCCGCTCCCGGCGATCGAGCTCCAGCTGCTCGACGCCCAGGGCTGCCGGCTGGCCGAGGACGTCAGCTCGGAGGTGGACCTGCCGCCCTTCGACAACAGCTCGATGGACGGCTACGCGGTCCGCACCGCGGACACCGCCGGGGCCACCGAGCAGTACCCCTCGGTGCTCACCGTGATCGGCGAGATCGCGGCCGGCGCGGGTGAACTCCCCAAGGTGGGCCCGGGCCAGACCGCCCGGATCATGACCGGCGCGCCCGTACCGCCCGGCGCCGAGGCGGTCGCCCCGGTCGAGTGGACCGACGGCGGCAGCGGCACCGGGAAGGCCGCCGACGCGATGACCGCCGCGTCTACCAGCGCTTCCTCGGGTGCTTCCGAGGAGGTCCGGGTGCTCCGCCCGGTCACCGAAGGCGCGCACATCCGCCGCCGGGGCAGCGACCTGTCGGCGGGGGAGCGGGTGCTGGAGGCGGGCGCCCTGCTCGGCCCCACCCAGCTCGGCCTGCTCGCCGCGATCGGCCGCGGCACCGTCCGGGTCCGCCCCCGCCCGCGGGTGGTGGTGCTCTCCACCGGCAGCGAACTCGTCGAGCCCGGCGAGCCGGTCGGCCCCGGGCAGATCTCCGACTCCAACAGCTACACGCTGACCGCCGCCGCCCAGGACGCCGGGGCGATCGCCTACCGGGTCGGCGGCGTCCCGGACGACGCGGCCGTGCTGCGCGCGGTGCTGGAGGACCAGCTCGGCCGGGCCGACCTGATCGTCACCAGCGGCGGGGTCAGCGTGGGCGCGTACGACGTGGTCAAGGAGGTCTTCGCCGAGTACGGCGAGGTCGACTTCCGGCGGCTGCGGATGCAGCCCGGCAAGCCGCAGGGCTTCGGCCGGATCCAGGGCACCCCGCTGCTCGCCCTGCCCGGCAACCCGGTCAGCTCGTACATCTCCTTCGAGCTGTTCGTCCGCCCGGTGATCCGCACCATGATGGGCGCCCCCGACATCCACCGGCCGGTGGTCCGCGCGGTCTGCACCGCCGAGCTGCGCTCCCCGGCCGGGCGGCGGCAGTTCCTGCGCGGCTGGTACTCGTCCGCGGACGGTGAGGTGGTGCCGGTCGGCGGCGAGGGATCGCACCTGGTCGGCGCGCTGGCCCGGGCCAACTGCCTGATCGCGGTGCCCGAGGACGAGACCTCGGTGGCGGCCGGACGCACCGTCGATGTGGTCCTTCTCACGGGCTGA
- a CDS encoding right-handed parallel beta-helix repeat-containing protein has product MHRRSTTTAALLAALFVLTPAVADASDSGSGRTIYATTASVCYPGSPGSGTAASPYCNLQVAVDAAVPGDTIKVAGAIGSSSGDVVRVRTSGISIVGVGDHAQVQDGLGKSALILDGVTDVTVRNLMLASTGGVPVEVRGSSRITLDSLHVYAYGTPVGRPDPGPLDAVRIDGASSGVTVSRSYLDTRGWKPGASGISVAAGASQVTLASNVVVATGISATGVAGLNVVGNTIQRSCAPAVAVDGASTGVSIQNNLLEDVTEAAKLVSTKESCKSRGAGWAPDIAVSAQARTGSTADYNAFHSHADNATAPYAWGGVEYPTLDAFRAAVPDQGRNDVVDASEPKPVRFRLDEAYADAKLRPGAASVDSANPDAPGRLDTDFFGTGGYRSRGAVQYDPRPEFALGLDARSTSAHAVALTMNITDVLTQPVDTKLVIDWGDGTTTADSYYGPAGSRQAWHTYAKLGAYRVTVTATTSHGDVITSTVQVATTGSNYTAYGPTRLLDTRTGTGAPVAKVQPNSSVRIRIAGNGSIPAGVTAAVLNVTVTDGSHGGYITAFASGTARPLASNVNFTAGQTVPNLTVVPVGADGWVELFNGSQGTVDLIADIAGYFTKSAAGGYTSVDPARLMDTRDGTGVTQGRIPGRGSVELPIAGSKAAPLPGSGITAVALNVTTTGATAGGYLTAHPSGAPTPLASNLNFGPGQTIANSVVVPVGPDGKIRIFNGSGSPTDVIVDVVGYYGTTGAAYMPVTPKRLVDTRDWSYEGFGRGQYVWQQFGGLGADVSGAVLNTTVANTAGQGFLTVAPDPNTALQYADHVAVPPVRPLVSTLNWQPGEVVPNLVQASTGPTKLVDFWNSSSGSAALVVDLFGYYDRG; this is encoded by the coding sequence GTGCACCGCCGCTCCACCACGACGGCCGCCTTGCTGGCGGCCCTTTTCGTGCTCACGCCGGCCGTGGCCGACGCGTCCGACTCCGGCAGCGGCCGGACGATCTATGCCACGACCGCCTCGGTCTGCTACCCGGGCAGCCCCGGCAGCGGTACCGCCGCCAGTCCCTACTGCAACCTCCAGGTCGCGGTGGACGCGGCCGTCCCCGGCGACACGATCAAGGTGGCGGGCGCGATCGGGTCGTCCTCCGGTGACGTGGTCCGGGTCAGGACCTCCGGCATCTCGATCGTCGGGGTGGGGGACCACGCACAGGTGCAGGACGGGCTCGGCAAGTCGGCTCTGATCCTCGACGGGGTCACCGATGTGACGGTCCGGAACCTGATGCTGGCTTCGACCGGCGGCGTGCCGGTGGAGGTGCGGGGGTCGAGTCGGATCACCCTCGACTCCCTGCACGTCTACGCGTACGGCACTCCCGTCGGCCGGCCCGACCCCGGGCCGCTGGACGCGGTCCGGATCGACGGTGCGTCGAGCGGTGTCACGGTGAGCCGCTCGTACCTCGACACCCGCGGCTGGAAGCCCGGTGCCTCGGGCATCTCCGTCGCCGCCGGGGCGAGCCAGGTGACCTTGGCGAGCAACGTCGTGGTGGCGACCGGGATATCCGCCACCGGGGTGGCCGGGCTGAACGTCGTGGGCAACACGATCCAGCGCAGCTGCGCCCCGGCGGTCGCCGTGGACGGCGCCTCCACCGGCGTCAGCATCCAGAACAACCTGCTGGAGGACGTCACCGAGGCGGCGAAGCTGGTGAGCACCAAGGAGAGCTGCAAGAGCCGAGGCGCGGGCTGGGCCCCGGACATCGCCGTCTCGGCGCAGGCCCGGACGGGCAGTACGGCCGACTACAACGCCTTCCACAGCCACGCCGACAACGCCACCGCACCGTACGCCTGGGGCGGCGTCGAGTACCCGACCCTTGACGCCTTCCGCGCCGCGGTGCCGGACCAGGGCCGGAACGACGTGGTGGACGCGTCGGAGCCGAAGCCGGTCCGGTTCCGGCTGGACGAGGCCTACGCCGACGCCAAGCTGCGTCCGGGAGCCGCCTCCGTCGACTCCGCGAACCCGGACGCCCCGGGCCGGCTGGACACGGACTTCTTCGGCACCGGTGGCTACCGGAGCCGGGGAGCGGTGCAGTACGACCCGCGACCGGAGTTCGCACTGGGCCTCGACGCGCGCAGCACCAGCGCCCATGCCGTCGCGCTCACCATGAACATCACGGACGTCCTGACCCAGCCGGTCGACACGAAGCTGGTGATCGACTGGGGCGACGGCACCACGACGGCCGACTCCTACTACGGCCCGGCGGGCAGCCGGCAGGCCTGGCACACGTACGCCAAGCTCGGGGCCTACCGGGTCACCGTGACGGCCACCACCAGCCACGGCGACGTGATCACCAGTACGGTGCAGGTGGCCACCACGGGCTCCAACTACACGGCGTACGGCCCCACCCGGCTGCTGGACACCAGGACCGGGACGGGCGCGCCGGTCGCCAAGGTGCAGCCGAACTCCTCGGTGCGGATCCGGATCGCGGGGAACGGGAGCATCCCGGCCGGGGTCACGGCCGCGGTCCTCAACGTGACGGTCACCGACGGCAGCCACGGTGGGTACATCACGGCCTTCGCCTCCGGGACGGCCCGGCCGCTGGCCTCCAACGTGAACTTCACCGCCGGGCAGACCGTGCCGAACCTGACCGTGGTGCCGGTCGGCGCGGACGGCTGGGTCGAGCTGTTCAACGGCAGCCAGGGGACGGTGGACCTGATCGCCGACATCGCCGGCTACTTCACCAAGTCCGCCGCGGGCGGCTACACCTCGGTCGACCCCGCGCGTCTGATGGACACCCGGGACGGCACCGGCGTGACACAGGGTCGGATTCCGGGACGGGGATCGGTCGAGCTGCCGATCGCGGGCAGCAAGGCCGCACCCCTGCCGGGCTCGGGCATCACCGCCGTCGCGCTCAACGTCACCACCACCGGGGCGACGGCCGGCGGCTACCTGACGGCCCACCCGAGCGGTGCGCCCACTCCGCTGGCGTCGAACCTGAACTTCGGCCCGGGCCAGACCATCGCCAACTCGGTGGTCGTACCGGTCGGTCCGGACGGGAAGATCCGGATCTTCAACGGCAGCGGGTCGCCCACCGACGTGATCGTGGACGTGGTCGGGTACTACGGCACGACCGGCGCCGCCTACATGCCGGTGACCCCGAAGCGGCTGGTGGACACCCGGGACTGGTCGTACGAGGGATTCGGCCGGGGCCAGTACGTGTGGCAGCAGTTCGGCGGGCTGGGGGCCGACGTGAGCGGGGCGGTCCTGAACACCACGGTCGCCAACACCGCCGGGCAGGGCTTCCTGACCGTCGCACCGGACCCGAACACAGCGCTCCAGTACGCGGACCACGTCGCCGTCCCACCGGTACGGCCCCTGGTCTCCACGCTGAACTGGCAGCCCGGTGAGGTCGTGCCGAACCTCGTGCAGGCGAGCACCGGCCCGACCAAGCTCGTCGACTTCTGGAACTCCAGCTCCGGCTCGGCGGCTCTGGTGGTCGACCTGTTCGGCTACTACGACCGGGGCTGA
- the galU gene encoding UTP--glucose-1-phosphate uridylyltransferase GalU, translating into MTTTNARLPVTKAVVPAAGLGTRFLPATKATPKEMLPVVDKPAIQYVVEEASAAGLSDILMVTGRNKRALEDHFDRAYELEELLARKGDKDKLRRVQESVQLANMHYVRQGDPKGLGHAVSVAEQHVAGQPFAVLLGDDLIDPRDPLLSRMIEVQQELGGSVVALMEVEPEQIHLYGCAAVKPNGFGDDVFRITDLVEKPDTADAPSNYAVIGRYILDPAVFDVLRETKPGRGGEIQLTDALRELATRDETGGGPVHGVLFKGRRYDTGDRADYLRAIVRLACERDDLGPEFRSWLKEFVATEMQD; encoded by the coding sequence ATGACGACGACGAACGCCCGCCTCCCTGTCACCAAGGCCGTGGTGCCTGCCGCCGGTTTGGGGACCCGATTCCTCCCCGCGACCAAGGCCACCCCGAAGGAGATGCTTCCGGTCGTCGACAAGCCCGCGATCCAGTACGTCGTCGAGGAGGCCTCCGCGGCCGGCCTCTCCGACATACTGATGGTCACCGGCCGCAACAAGCGCGCCCTGGAGGACCACTTCGACCGGGCCTACGAGCTCGAGGAGCTGCTCGCTCGTAAGGGTGACAAGGACAAGCTCCGCCGGGTCCAGGAGTCGGTGCAGCTGGCCAACATGCACTACGTCCGGCAGGGCGACCCGAAGGGCCTCGGCCACGCGGTCTCGGTCGCCGAACAGCACGTCGCGGGCCAGCCGTTCGCGGTCCTGCTCGGTGACGACCTGATCGACCCGCGCGACCCGCTGCTGTCCCGGATGATCGAGGTCCAGCAGGAGCTCGGCGGCTCGGTGGTGGCGCTGATGGAGGTCGAGCCGGAGCAGATCCACCTGTACGGCTGCGCCGCGGTCAAGCCCAACGGCTTCGGCGACGACGTCTTCCGGATCACCGACCTGGTGGAGAAGCCCGACACGGCCGACGCCCCGTCGAACTACGCGGTGATCGGCCGCTACATCCTCGACCCGGCCGTCTTCGACGTGCTGCGCGAGACCAAGCCCGGCCGGGGCGGCGAGATCCAGCTGACCGACGCGCTGCGCGAGTTGGCGACCCGGGACGAGACCGGCGGCGGCCCGGTGCACGGCGTGCTCTTCAAGGGCCGCCGGTACGACACCGGCGACCGCGCGGACTACCTTCGCGCTATCGTCCGTCTGGCGTGCGAACGCGATGACCTCGGCCCGGAGTTCCGGTCCTGGCTCAAGGAGTTCGTCGCCACGGAGATGCAGGACTGA
- a CDS encoding acyltransferase family protein: protein MEPTTQSVQGISAEPDPAARGGRRGSRRAGRSARAGRAGGRLVVLDGLRILAALMVVFHHYVGYGGSADGAGNAWSRPIAQVFPLASKLGAYMWTGVSLFFLISGFVIGMSTWGRGLGDFFTSRIVRLYPAYWFGVLATTAVLAAWPLVAQPLDSYQVLVNLTMFQSALHVTNVDASYWTLWYELCFYLLFGLVVRQGLNYRRVVAFCMVWTVMGMVSVGVDWAPLTVVAMPWVSSFFVAGLAYYLMYRFRPTLLLWGIVGVSLVLSLNYAGSHQQLIDPALGGRHLPAWPAAVMIVLCYLVMAAVSLGWLSRIGWRWLTVAGSLTYPLYLLHEGIGWTAIRLLHDRVPKWTLVGLVTLGMLVAAYLVHRIVERPLSRLLKRGIVTGLDELRANGAAQPAGPVESVPAQAEAAGSRPVVRV from the coding sequence GTGGAGCCAACGACTCAGTCGGTGCAGGGCATATCCGCCGAGCCCGACCCCGCCGCTCGCGGCGGCCGCCGGGGAAGCCGCCGGGCCGGTCGGAGCGCGCGCGCCGGACGCGCCGGCGGGCGGCTGGTGGTGCTGGACGGGCTGCGGATCCTGGCCGCGCTGATGGTGGTGTTCCACCACTACGTCGGCTACGGCGGCTCCGCCGACGGGGCGGGCAACGCCTGGTCACGGCCGATCGCGCAGGTGTTCCCGCTGGCCTCCAAGCTCGGGGCCTACATGTGGACGGGCGTCAGCCTGTTCTTCCTGATCAGCGGCTTCGTGATCGGCATGAGCACCTGGGGACGGGGGCTGGGCGACTTCTTCACGTCCCGGATCGTCCGCCTGTACCCGGCCTACTGGTTCGGGGTGCTGGCGACCACCGCCGTGCTGGCGGCCTGGCCGTTGGTGGCGCAGCCGCTGGACTCGTACCAGGTGCTGGTGAACCTGACGATGTTCCAGAGCGCGCTGCACGTCACCAACGTGGACGCCTCGTACTGGACGCTCTGGTACGAGCTCTGCTTCTACCTGCTGTTCGGCCTGGTGGTCCGACAGGGCCTCAACTACCGCCGGGTGGTCGCCTTCTGCATGGTGTGGACGGTGATGGGCATGGTGAGCGTCGGGGTGGACTGGGCGCCGCTGACGGTGGTGGCGATGCCCTGGGTCTCCTCGTTCTTCGTCGCCGGGCTGGCCTACTACCTGATGTACCGGTTCCGGCCGACCCTGCTGCTGTGGGGGATCGTCGGGGTCAGCCTGGTGCTGTCGCTCAACTACGCCGGTTCGCACCAGCAGTTGATCGACCCGGCGCTCGGCGGCCGGCATCTGCCGGCCTGGCCCGCCGCCGTGATGATCGTGCTGTGCTACCTGGTGATGGCCGCCGTGTCGCTGGGCTGGCTGTCCCGGATCGGCTGGCGCTGGCTGACGGTCGCCGGTTCGCTGACCTACCCGCTGTACCTGCTGCACGAGGGGATCGGCTGGACGGCGATCAGGCTGCTCCACGACCGGGTGCCGAAGTGGACCCTGGTCGGGCTGGTCACGCTGGGCATGCTGGTGGCCGCCTACCTGGTGCACCGGATCGTCGAACGCCCGCTCTCCCGGCTGCTGAAGCGCGGCATCGTCACCGGCCTGGACGAGCTCAGGGCGAACGGAGCCGCGCAGCCGGCCGGGCCGGTGGAGTCCGTGCCGGCTCAGGCCGAGGCTGCCGGGTCGCGGCCGGTCGTCCGGGTCTGA
- a CDS encoding MogA/MoaB family molybdenum cofactor biosynthesis protein: MRALAVTVSNRASAGVYEDKGGPLVAAGLRAMGFTVDGPQVVPDGEPVEAALRAAVAAGYDAVVTTGGTGISPMDLTPEMTARVIDRQIPGIAEAIRAYGREKVPTSALSRGLAGLAGRTLIVNLPGSTGGVKDGLAVLTPLLPHAVDQLGGGDHPRPAASAPGGSASGGSAEGSAP, encoded by the coding sequence GTGAGAGCGCTGGCCGTCACGGTCTCCAACCGCGCCTCGGCCGGGGTGTACGAGGACAAGGGCGGCCCGCTGGTCGCCGCGGGCCTGCGGGCGATGGGCTTCACCGTGGACGGGCCGCAGGTCGTCCCGGACGGCGAGCCGGTGGAGGCCGCGCTGCGGGCCGCCGTGGCCGCCGGGTACGACGCGGTGGTCACCACCGGCGGCACCGGCATCTCGCCGATGGACCTCACCCCGGAGATGACCGCCCGGGTGATCGACCGTCAGATCCCCGGCATCGCCGAGGCCATCCGGGCGTACGGCCGGGAGAAGGTGCCCACCTCGGCGCTGTCCCGGGGCCTGGCCGGACTGGCCGGACGTACCCTGATCGTCAACCTGCCGGGCTCCACCGGAGGGGTCAAGGACGGCCTGGCCGTGCTGACGCCGCTGCTCCCGCACGCCGTGGACCAGCTCGGCGGTGGCGACCACCCGCGGCCGGCGGCATCCGCTCCCGGTGGCTCCGCCTCTGGTGGCTCCGCTGAGGGGAGTGCGCCCTGA
- the sepX gene encoding divisome protein SepX/GlpR, producing the protein MRSSGLIYAVIVGAWAAYLVPMWLRRQDELNEARPTERFSTAIRLLAGRSAMERRATRVLGDDETSPESDPAPAVDTDLPVVAPAEPAIPPVPVPSASAVAAAARGSVERRARLLARRRRMVTTLFLAFAAGAVVAAVFGVAFLWVPALPGLLLTLYIGHLRRLERQRYEVKLDRTRAARDAERLRDRERTRAAAARPAAQPASPPAGRPQPTERQQSARAAAAPAPVPAAEGRPHLRLATTDSALVEATDHEEWVDGMRERAAAGPDSWEPVPVPLPTYVTAPVAPRSTRGLDPRSGWEAGRSTEARNTPLFDQYAEPAPGAEADYPSRPRAANE; encoded by the coding sequence ATGCGCAGTAGCGGCCTTATCTACGCGGTCATCGTAGGGGCCTGGGCTGCCTATCTGGTGCCGATGTGGCTCCGCAGGCAGGACGAGCTCAACGAGGCGCGTCCGACGGAACGCTTCAGTACCGCGATCCGCCTGCTGGCCGGACGGTCGGCCATGGAGCGGCGGGCGACCCGGGTACTTGGCGACGACGAGACCAGCCCCGAATCGGACCCCGCCCCGGCGGTGGACACCGATCTCCCAGTCGTGGCCCCGGCCGAACCGGCCATTCCGCCGGTTCCCGTTCCTTCGGCCTCGGCTGTTGCCGCGGCTGCGCGCGGTTCGGTCGAGCGGCGGGCCAGGCTGCTGGCCCGGCGGCGCCGGATGGTCACCACGCTCTTCCTCGCCTTCGCCGCCGGTGCGGTGGTCGCGGCGGTGTTCGGCGTCGCCTTCCTCTGGGTGCCCGCGCTGCCCGGCCTGCTGCTCACCCTCTACATCGGCCACCTGCGCCGGCTGGAACGGCAGCGGTACGAGGTCAAGCTCGACCGCACCCGGGCCGCCCGGGACGCCGAGCGGCTGCGCGACCGCGAACGCACCCGGGCCGCCGCGGCCCGTCCGGCCGCGCAGCCCGCCTCGCCCCCGGCCGGGCGTCCGCAGCCGACGGAGCGTCAGCAGTCCGCCCGGGCCGCCGCCGCCCCGGCCCCGGTGCCCGCCGCCGAGGGACGGCCGCACCTGCGGCTGGCCACCACCGACTCGGCCTTGGTCGAGGCGACCGACCACGAGGAGTGGGTCGACGGCATGCGCGAACGCGCCGCCGCCGGCCCCGACTCCTGGGAGCCCGTCCCGGTCCCCCTCCCCACCTACGTCACCGCCCCGGTGGCCCCCCGCTCCACCCGCGGCCTCGACCCCCGCTCCGGCTGGGAGGCCGGTCGCAGCACCGAGGCCCGCAACACCCCGCTCTTCGACCAGTACGCCGAACCCGCCCCCGGCGCCGAGGCCGACTACCCCTCCCGGCCCCGCGCCGCGAACGAGTAG